The Chaetodon auriga isolate fChaAug3 chromosome 22, fChaAug3.hap1, whole genome shotgun sequence genome contains a region encoding:
- the kmt2e gene encoding inactive histone-lysine N-methyltransferase 2E isoform X1, with protein MSIVIPVGVDTADTSYLDMAAGSEPESVEASPVVVEKSSYPHQIYSSSSHHSHSYIGLPYADHNYGARPPPTPPASPPPSMLIRQGEGGLFVPGGQDEASRGTTLSTSEDGSYGADITRCICGFTHDDGYMICCDKCSAWQHIDCMGIDRQNIPETYLCERCQPRHLDRERAILLQTRKRECLSDGDTSATESGDEVPLELYSTFQHTPTTITLTTGRLGNKQADKKRKKSGDKEPPASSARAKKAFREGSRKSSRVKGAAPEQEPTEHPSLWENKIKTWMERYEEASSNQYSEDVQVLLRVKEQGDGKSLAYNTHPASFKPPVESQVQKNKKILKAVRDLAPDSLIIEYRGKFMLRQQFEANGYFFKRPYPFVLFYSKFDGLEMCVDARSFGNEARFIRRSCTPNSEVRHVIEDGMLHLYIYSLRPITKGTEITIGFDFDYGSCKYKVDCACVKGNQECPVLKHNLEPTENLGSGGRRRGSRKDKETVRDDQGQNQNMGLDGEGKSKSVGDGKQRKLSPLRLSISNNQDPELYEDLEDKTSVSNEVEMESEEQIAERRRKMASPVEQSHLPVGAASSWKGLKHKETREERKMEAILQAFARMEKREKRREQALERIGSIKSDVGGRSDIKEEPPATPETADSPAVMQPLLEVKEEPGLKPAKVKGSRNRKSFSRNRTHIGQQRRRARTISTCSDLPPGSPIESVEPLTNESPEGETPTAPEPEAISSQAPDTSPPHSSSPAPDRNRTGSKNFKTKKHFVSEWVGEKQQDRVAVRTPEPAPERPLRISSDPEVLATQLNALPGMACSPQVYSTPKHYVRFSSPFLANRSPTTPGVPTGRRRSRELPEMPPTTGSCKKRWLKQALEEEGSTSPARRPSLLMPCEGPLSPAINGDSDSPLPYNGTCSLPELPTPLKKRRLSPLDACMSESSTPYGSPCATPTRADQSEAPSTPILLATPPRPRTEEPSTEPLPSTPTQTLNAPLESDSSVESSPEVSRKPSIQEADRPPSLVSSPCVRAPSSDGLPTEAKVSVPESPQPPAAESVDCGEDRADGGVVEGSSEASSSAETCASSFPGWIKSPDRGPTGPAGLNFSPVNSNLRDLTPSHTLEPLVAPFRPEAAAGAAAGTTAGTGSLVGSQAPFSESQGQLFYPCSEDGGSLGFSRSLNGDGSGEGGGSSQNPPQKKKVSLLEYRKRQREARRSGSKTECSSPVSTVPPLTVDAFPVALETTSEPLLPPAPTALCNTNTTVVKEPQTSEEAEMPGEKGEKEGGEGQWTSSTSVEQARERSYHRALLLSKDKDTDGETEGGDTPALRDCPSPSLQKTPTHTPCSPGRPAKEDDGDSQPRTPNPTSQQPSKPAGPKAAPLTPTKLHPTPLPSSPVHYPGPSLLHSPKPQPQGSPYRSQRALFSTQPQTQTQPQAQTGPAPFPQYNTQSAPPPPPPPPPAPPASTAYFPSQSPSPAGPFPGFKPAITPPYPPGSQPLMQTLPHSVHYQSSAAPPPPPPPPPHPMPGPTLLHVNLQPPPIQQHQLMLTSAPPPPPPPQGQTSQQQQQPPAGSTLLSLTPPPPPPPPPPAPSTNAPMQAHHFQNLGSFQPALLHPGATANPSVPPSTYPPPLQQSGLPPPPPPPPQQTQQGQAQAAASQMPSGTRGAPASSTPFHSSGYLSTGWH; from the exons ATGAGCATAGTCATCCCAGTAGGGGTGGACACAGCAGACACCTCATACCTGGACATGGCTGCGGGCTCAGA ACCAGAATCGGTGGAGGCCAGCCCTGTGGTGGTGGAAAAGTCCAGCTACCCACACCAGATCTACAGCAGCAGTTCTCACCATTCCCACAGTTACATTGGGCTGCCTTATGCT GACCATAACTATGGGGCGCGGCCCCCACCTACGCCAcctgcctcccctcccccctccatgTTGATCCGACAAGGAGAGGGGGGGTTGTTTGTTCCAGGAGGCCAGGACGAAGCATCCCGGGGCACCACACTCAGCACCTCAGAGGATGGCAGCTATGGGGCTGATATCACCCGTTGCATCTGTGGCTTCACCCACGATGACGGCTACATGATCTGCTGTGACAAGTGCAG tgccTGGCAGCATATAGACTGCATGGGCATCGACAGGCAGAACATTCCTGAGACCTACCTGTGTGAGCGCTGCCAACCACGACACCTGGATAGAGAGAGGGCCATCCTGCTGCAGACCAGGAAACGGGAATGTTTGTCTG ATGGGGACACCAGTGCTACAGAGAGTGGAGATGAAGTGCCGTTAGAGCTCTACTCCACCTTCCAACACACGCCTACCACCATCACCCTGACTACTGGGCGCCTTGGCAATAAGCAGGCTGATAAAAAACGCAAGAAGAGTGGCGATAAAGAGCCTCCAGCATCTTCTGCTCGAGCTAAGAAG GCCTTCCGAGAGGGGTCCAGAAAGTCCTCCAGAGTGAAG ggtGCAGCTCCAGAGCAGGAGCCAACAGAGCACCCGTCACTGTGGGAGAACAAGATCAAGACGTGGATGGAGCGTTACGAGGAGGCCAGCAGCAATCAGTACAGTGAGGACGTCCAGGTCCTGTTACGTGTTAAAGAGCAAGGCGACGGCAAGAGCCTGGCATACAACACGCACCCCGCCTCTTTCAAACCCCCTGTGGAG AGTCAAGTTCAAAAGAATAAGAAGATCCTCAAGGCAGTGCGAGACTTGGCCCCAGACTCCCTCATCATTGAGTACAGGGGAAAGTTCATGCTTCGACAGCAGTTTGAGGCTAACGGATACTTCTTCAAGAG GCCATACCcgtttgtgttattttattctaaatttgaCGGACTGGAGATGTGCGTGGACGCTCGCAGCTTCGGCAACGAAGCACGCTTCATCCGTCGCTCCTGCACCCCTAACTCTGAA GTGCGGCACGTCATTGAGGACGGCATGCTGCATTTATACATCTACTCTTTGAGGCCGATCACCAAAGGCACAGAGATCACCATTGGTTTTGATTTTGACTATGGCAGCTG TAAATACAAGGTGGACTGTGCCTGTGTGAAGGGGAACCAGGAGTGCCCGGTGCTCAAGCACAACCTAGAGCCCACGGAGAACCTGGGCTCTGGAGGCCGGCGCAGAGGGAGTCGCAAGGACAAGGAGACGGTTCGGGATGACCAGGGCCAGAACCAGAACATGGGTCTGGACGGCGAAGGGAAAAGCAAGAGTGTAGGCGACGGCAAACAGCGGAAACTCTCTCCTCTCCGCCTCTCCATCTCAAACAACCAG GATCCTGAGTTATATGAGGATCTAGAAGACAAAACCTCCGTTAGCAATGAAGTAGAGATGGAGTCAGAGGAGCAGattgcagagaggaggaggaagatg GCCAGCCCAGTGGAGCAGTCCCATCTCCCTGTCGGGGCAGCTTCCAGCTGGAAGGGACTGAAACACAAGGAG ACacgagaggagagaaagatggaggccATCCTGCAAGCCTTTGCCCGcatggagaagagagagaaacgcAGGGAGCAGGCTCTGGAAAGAATCGGTAGCATCAAGTCGGACGTTGGGGGCCGCAGTGACATCAAGGAGGAGCCTCCGGCCACACCAGAGACGGCAGATTCTCCAGCTGTCATGCAG CCACTTTTGGAGGTAAAAGAGGAGCCAGGATTAAAGCCGGCCAAGGTCAAAGGCTCgagaaacaggaaaagtttCTCAAGGAACCGCACGCACATTGGCCAGCAGCGCCGGCGAGCTCGCACCATCAGCACCTGCTCTGACTTACCTCCGGGCTCTCCAATTGAGTCAGTGGAACCCCTTACCAATGAATCCCCCGAAGGAGAGACACCCACTGCACCGGAGCCAGAGGCAATCTCTTCCCAAGCACCGGACACCAGCCCTCCCCACAGCAGCTCACCTGCACCTGACAGAAACCGCACCGGGAGCAAGAACTTCAAAACTAAAAAG CACTTTGTGAGTGAGTGGGtgggagagaagcagcaggaccGTGTTGCAGTACGAACCCCAGAGCCGGCCCCCGAGAGACCACTGAGAATAAGCAGTGACCCTGAAGTACTCGCCACACAGCTCAACGCCCTACCTGGCATGGCCTGCTCTCCACAGGTCTACAGCACGCCCAAACACTACGTCCGCTTCTCGTCCCCTTTCCTGGCAAACCGCAGCCCCACAACTCCTGGAGTCCCCACTGGGAGACGGCGGTCCAGAGAACTGCCAGAAATGCCTCCAACCACCGGCTCCTGCAAGAAG CGATGGTTGAAGCAGGCTTTAGAGGAGGAGGGCTCCACCAGCCCAGCCAGACGACCGAGCCTCCTCATGCCCTGTGAGGGTCCTCTCAGCCCCGCCATTAATGGAGACTCTGACAGCCCTCTACCCTACAATGGCACCTGCTCGCTACCAG AGTTGCCCACACCTTTGAAAAAGCGGCGGTTGAGTCCGTTAGATGCCTGTATGTCCGAGAGCTCGACACCCTACGGCTCCCCTTGTGCCACGCCCACCAGGGCAGACCAATCGGAGGCCCCCTCAACCCCCATCTTACTGGCTACCCCACCGCGTCCCAGAACGGAGGAGCCCAGTACAGAACCCCTGCCCAGCACCCCAACACAGACACTTAACGCCCCTCTGGAG AGCGATTCTTCAGTGGAAAGCTCCCCAGAGGTCAGTCGGAAACCCAGTATACAAGAG GCCGATCGTCCTCCTTCGTTGGTCTCCTCTCCCTGTGTCAGAGCTCCCAGTTCAGACGGACTCCCGACAGAAGCCAAGGTGTCTGTTCCTGAGAGTCCACAGCCTCCAGCTGCTGAGTCTGTGGACTgtggagaggacagagctgaTGGTGGGGTCGTAGAAGGCAGTAGTGAGGCTTCCTCATCAGCAGAAACGTGTGCTTCCTCCTTTCCTGGCTGGATAAAAAGCCCGGACAGAGGCCCGACTGGACCAGCTGGCCTGAACTTCTCTCCAGTCAACTCAAACTTAAGGGACCTcaccccctcacacaccctGGAGCCTCTGGTAGCTCCCTTCAGACCTGAAGCcgcagctggagctgcagcggGGACAACAGCAGGGACGGGCTCATTGGTTGGCTCTCAGGCCCCCTTCAGTGAAAGCCAGGGGCAGCTCTTTTACCCCTGCTCTGAGGATGGAGGTTCACTGGGCTTCTCACGCTCTCTGAACGGGGATGGCAGTGGTGAGGGAGGAGGGTCATCGCAGAACCccccacagaagaagaag GTTTCCCTGCTGGAATACAGGAAACGTCAGCGTGAAGCTCGTCGCAGCGGCTCCAAGACCGAGTGCAGCTCTCCTGTTTCCACCGTGCCACCTCTGACTGTGGACGCCTTCCCTGTTGCGCTAGAGACGACCAGTGAACCTCTTCTACCCCCTGCTCCCACAGCTCTCTGCAACACCAACACCACCGTGGTAAAAGAGCCCCAGACAAGTGAGGAGGCGGAGATGCCcggagagaaaggggagaaggaaggaggagaaggacagTG GACGTCGTCCACTTCTGTCGAGCAGGCCCGGGAACGCAGCTACCAcagagctctgctgctcagcaaagacaaagacacgG ATGGTGAGACAGAAGGTGGAGATACACCTGCACTGAGAGATTGTCCATCTCCAAGTCTTCAAAAGACCCCAACCCACACA CCCTGCTCTCCTGGTCGGCCAGCGAAGGAGGACGACGGCGACAGTCAGCCTCGGACGCCAAATCCAACCAGCCAGCAACCGAGCAAGCCTGCGGGACCCAAGGCTGCACCTCTGACCCCCACAAAGCTGCATCCCACCCCGTtaccctcctctcctgtccactACCCCGGACCTTCCCTCCTTCACTCCCCCAAGCCTCAGCCTCAGGGTTCTCCCTACCGCAGCCAGAGGGCGCTGTTCTCCACACAGCCTCAAACCCAAACCCAGCCCCAGGCTCAGACTGGTCCTGCTCCTTTCCCCCAGTATAACACACAGAgtgctccaccaccacctccccctcctccaccagcaccgCCGGCCTCCACGGCATATTTTCCCAGCCAGAGCCCCTCGCCTGCTGGACCTTTCCCCGGGTTTAAACCTGCCATCACACCCCCTTACCCCCCTGGTTCTCAGCCCCTGATGCAGACTCTTCCCCACAGCGTGCACTATCAGAGCTCGGCTGCTCctccgccgcctcctcctccacccccgcACCCGATGCCTGGCCCCACCCTGCTGCACGTCAACCTGCAGCCTCCTCCcatccagcagcaccagctcATGCTGACCTCtgcccctcctccacctcctcccccacaGGGCCAGacctcccagcagcagcagcagcctcctgcCGGCAGCACCCTGCTGTCActcacccctcctccacctccccctccgcCTCCCCCCGCCCCCTCGACCAACGCCCCAATGCAGGCCCACCACTTTCAGAACTTAGGGAGTTTTCAACCGGCGTTGCTGCACCCGGGTGCCACCGCCAACCCTTCAGTACCCCCATCCACGTACCCCCCACCCCTTCAGCAGAGCGGActgcctccacctccccctcctcctccccaacAGACTCAGCAAGGCCAGGCCCAGGCCGCTGCCTCCCAGATGCCTTCTGGGACTCGTGGAGCTCCTGCGTCCTCGACCCCCTTCCACAGCTCGGGGTACCTGAGCACAGGGTGGCACTGA